One segment of Streptomyces sp. NBC_00576 DNA contains the following:
- a CDS encoding DUF4760 domain-containing protein, with amino-acid sequence MLKAFLINVLPVVIAVVAIAVPTWIGVRQTRISQHVNNIQAMITLLDEFRSAAFHDQHDYVCNRLQQEHDPSEGVRGLPGEAKAAFCNVVYYYQSFATLTVFQLVDEKLFLPLLRHRIINVWRATQPFVERERELRGSDSSYLSAFQELARRTAELPSTYIHDRILDTRRNRRRRFSFWTSRRRSAPDGM; translated from the coding sequence ATGCTCAAAGCGTTCCTCATCAACGTGCTCCCAGTCGTCATCGCCGTGGTCGCCATCGCTGTTCCCACCTGGATTGGTGTCCGGCAGACGCGGATCAGCCAGCACGTGAACAATATTCAGGCGATGATCACTCTGCTCGACGAGTTCCGGTCAGCCGCGTTTCACGACCAGCACGACTATGTGTGCAACCGTCTTCAGCAGGAACACGACCCGAGCGAGGGAGTGCGCGGGCTTCCCGGCGAGGCGAAGGCGGCCTTCTGCAATGTCGTGTACTACTACCAGTCCTTCGCCACCCTGACCGTCTTCCAGCTCGTGGACGAGAAGTTGTTTCTTCCGCTTCTACGTCACCGGATCATCAACGTCTGGAGGGCCACCCAGCCATTCGTAGAACGAGAGCGCGAGTTGCGAGGAAGCGACAGCTCATACCTCTCAGCGTTCCAGGAACTCGCCCGCCGGACGGCCGAACTGCCCAGCACGTATATCCACGACCGCATTCTCGACACCCGGCGCAACCGGCGAAGGCGGTTCTCCTTCTGGACAAGCCGCCGACGTTCCGCACCGGACGGCATGTGA
- a CDS encoding pseudouridine-5'-phosphate glycosidase, translated as MTAYHPRLTITDEVRDALHEGHPVVALESTIISHGMPYPQNVEMATEVERIIRDNGAVPATVAILHGRPRIGLEASDLELLATSPDVAKVSVRDLGHVVARGAHGATTVASTMRLAALARIPVFVTGGIGGVHRGGQTTFDTSADLTELSISRVAVISAGVKSILDIGLTLETLETLGVPVITYGTDQFPSFYSRTSGHASPLRADSPEEIAAVMRAHWELGGTGGLNIANPIPEADEIPAERIEGIIQQAIAEMEKAGVGGKDATPYLLGKIVELTEGESLRANIALVNNNARLGARIAKAYAQK; from the coding sequence ATGACCGCCTACCACCCCCGGCTGACGATCACCGACGAGGTCCGCGACGCCCTGCACGAAGGCCATCCGGTCGTCGCCCTGGAGAGCACGATCATCAGCCACGGCATGCCCTACCCCCAGAACGTCGAGATGGCCACCGAAGTCGAGCGGATCATCCGGGACAACGGCGCCGTCCCCGCCACCGTGGCCATCCTGCACGGCCGGCCCCGGATCGGCCTGGAAGCCTCCGACCTCGAACTCCTGGCCACCAGCCCCGACGTCGCCAAGGTCAGCGTCCGCGACCTCGGCCACGTCGTCGCCCGCGGAGCCCACGGCGCGACGACGGTGGCCAGCACCATGCGACTGGCAGCACTCGCCCGGATCCCCGTCTTCGTCACCGGAGGCATCGGCGGTGTGCACCGGGGCGGCCAGACCACCTTCGACACCAGTGCCGACCTCACCGAGCTCTCCATCTCCCGCGTCGCGGTCATCAGCGCCGGGGTGAAGAGCATCCTGGACATCGGGCTGACCCTGGAAACCCTGGAGACCCTCGGCGTCCCGGTCATCACCTACGGCACCGACCAGTTCCCCTCCTTCTACTCCCGGACCAGCGGCCACGCCTCCCCCCTGCGCGCCGACTCCCCCGAGGAGATCGCCGCCGTAATGCGCGCCCACTGGGAACTGGGCGGAACAGGCGGTCTCAACATCGCCAACCCCATCCCCGAGGCCGACGAGATCCCCGCCGAACGCATCGAGGGGATCATCCAGCAAGCCATCGCCGAGATGGAGAAGGCCGGCGTCGGCGGCAAGGACGCCACCCCGTATCTGCTGGGCAAGATCGTCGAACTCACCGAGGGTGAAAGCCTCCGCGCCAACATCGCCCTGGTCAACAACAACGCTCGCCTGGGCGCTCGCATCGCCAAGGCATACGCCCAGAAGTAG
- a CDS encoding PfkB family carbohydrate kinase — MMLTQREREILALLRRDPLAGPQALADALGTTRTAVNVHLSNLGKKGAILGRGYIVRQENAVVVVGGANMDHKVRSLAPVTRHTSNPGRSHTSPGGVGRNIAENLARLGTPTHLVAAIGRDPAGESLLRHTQAAGVRTDHVHRSTHPTGTYTAVLDADGDLLVAVADMTATDELSPADLHHIRELVAGAAMLVLDGNLATATLNYVADLAKAADVPVVIDPVSVPKAALLGPGIVPERPYFAVTPNKDELQALVDLPVGTDKEILSAAAALHDRGVSHVWVRLGPGGSLLSSAGQGHTFLPAPRTEVVDVTGAGDSMLAAFVHAVLGGAEPVEAARFGHAAAALTVAATDTVRPDLTPRLVEDALNHPYGD, encoded by the coding sequence ATGATGCTGACGCAACGGGAGCGCGAGATCCTGGCACTCTTGCGGCGTGACCCCCTGGCCGGGCCTCAAGCGCTGGCCGACGCGTTGGGCACGACCCGCACCGCAGTGAACGTCCACCTCTCCAACCTCGGAAAGAAGGGCGCCATCCTGGGGCGCGGCTACATCGTGCGCCAGGAGAACGCGGTGGTCGTGGTCGGCGGGGCGAACATGGACCACAAAGTGCGCAGTCTGGCACCGGTGACCCGGCACACCAGCAACCCCGGCCGCTCACACACCAGTCCGGGCGGAGTCGGGCGCAACATCGCCGAGAATCTCGCCCGGCTGGGTACGCCGACCCACCTGGTCGCCGCCATCGGCCGGGACCCGGCCGGCGAATCGCTGTTGCGCCACACCCAGGCCGCAGGGGTGCGGACCGACCATGTCCACCGCAGCACCCACCCCACCGGCACCTACACCGCCGTCCTCGACGCGGACGGCGACCTGCTGGTGGCCGTCGCCGACATGACTGCCACGGACGAGCTGTCCCCCGCCGATCTCCACCACATCCGCGAGCTGGTGGCCGGCGCCGCCATGCTGGTGCTCGACGGCAACCTCGCCACGGCGACGCTCAACTACGTCGCCGACCTGGCCAAAGCGGCCGACGTTCCGGTGGTGATCGACCCGGTGAGCGTCCCCAAGGCAGCCCTGCTGGGCCCCGGGATCGTCCCAGAGCGGCCGTACTTCGCCGTCACGCCCAACAAGGACGAGCTCCAGGCACTGGTGGACCTCCCCGTCGGGACCGACAAGGAGATACTGTCCGCCGCCGCCGCACTGCACGACCGGGGCGTCAGCCACGTCTGGGTGCGGCTCGGCCCCGGGGGAAGCCTGCTGAGCAGCGCGGGCCAGGGCCACACCTTCCTGCCTGCGCCCCGGACCGAGGTCGTGGACGTCACCGGCGCCGGAGACTCGATGCTCGCCGCCTTCGTCCACGCCGTCCTGGGCGGCGCCGAGCCCGTCGAGGCCGCGCGCTTCGGCCACGCCGCCGCCGCGCTGACCGTCGCCGCCACCGACACCGTACGACCCGACCTGACCCCGCGCCTCGTCGAGGACGCGCTGAACCACCCTTACGGAGACTGA
- a CDS encoding IS110 family transposase produces the protein MTGAEIATDEFPATVAGYRDLLKWAKKLGAVRRAGVEGTGSYGASLSRYLLAQGVDVFDVNWMDRADRRRRGKSDPLDAQNAARAVLSGRARARAKAGDGPVQIARARSAGPCLSPSLSRLGGG, from the coding sequence GTGACAGGGGCAGAGATAGCCACCGACGAGTTCCCGGCCACTGTGGCTGGCTACCGGGATCTGCTGAAGTGGGCCAAGAAGTTGGGAGCCGTGCGGCGGGCCGGGGTGGAGGGGACCGGCTCCTACGGGGCGTCCCTGTCGCGCTATCTGCTGGCCCAGGGCGTGGACGTGTTTGACGTGAACTGGATGGATCGGGCAGATCGCCGCCGGCGCGGCAAGTCGGATCCGCTCGATGCCCAGAACGCGGCGCGAGCCGTGTTGAGCGGGCGGGCGCGCGCCCGGGCCAAAGCGGGCGACGGGCCGGTGCAGATCGCGAGAGCACGGTCCGCGGGGCCGTGTCTCTCGCCGTCTTTATCCCGTCTCGGTGGCGGCTGA
- a CDS encoding cupin domain-containing protein, whose translation MSLLQTIDNNPSFAPRESGPLPERLISGNPAFKTWAQDVARGEMIRTGVWEATPGETRSIKGETFEFCHILSGIVELTPEGGEPVVYKAGDSFVMKPGFVGVWKTIETVRKIYVIVV comes from the coding sequence ATGTCGCTTCTGCAGACCATCGACAACAATCCCTCCTTCGCTCCGCGCGAGTCCGGACCGCTCCCGGAACGCCTGATCTCCGGCAACCCCGCCTTCAAGACCTGGGCCCAGGACGTCGCCCGCGGGGAGATGATCCGTACGGGCGTCTGGGAAGCGACGCCCGGCGAGACGCGCTCGATCAAGGGCGAGACCTTCGAGTTCTGCCACATCCTCTCCGGCATCGTCGAACTCACGCCGGAAGGTGGCGAGCCGGTGGTCTACAAGGCAGGCGACAGCTTCGTCATGAAGCCCGGCTTCGTCGGCGTCTGGAAGACCATCGAAACCGTGCGCAAGATCTACGTGATCGTAGTGTGA
- the aspA gene encoding aspartate ammonia-lyase, producing MTAATRREHDLLGDRDVPAEVYWGIHTLRATENFSITGTPISAYPHLIDALAAVKEAAALANEELGLLEPKKAAAIVEACQEIRAGKLHDQFVVDVIQGGAGTSTNMNANEVIANRALELLGHEKGQYRHLHPNEDVNLGQSTNDVYPTAVKVATVFAVRGLLQAMTVLQDAFARKAVEFHDVLKMGRTQLQDAVPMTLGQEFSAYAVMIEEDRSRLAEAVELIHEINLGATAIGTGLNAPAGYAESARRHLSAITGLPLVTAANLVEATQDCGAFVQMSGVLKRVAVKLSKSCNDLRLLSSGPRAGLGEINLPPVQAGSSIMPGKVNPVIPEVVNQVAFEVIGNDVTITMAAEAGQLQLNAFEPIILHSLSESITHLRAACLTLAERCVNGITANTEALRASVENSIGLVTALNPYIGYTAATDIAKEALVTGRGVAELVLEKGLLPAERLADLLRPEAVAGSDQVLV from the coding sequence ATGACCGCCGCCACCCGCAGAGAACACGACCTGCTCGGAGACCGGGACGTTCCCGCCGAGGTGTACTGGGGCATTCACACCCTGCGCGCGACGGAGAACTTCTCCATCACAGGGACGCCGATCTCCGCCTACCCGCACCTCATCGACGCCCTCGCCGCCGTGAAGGAGGCCGCCGCCCTCGCGAACGAGGAACTCGGGCTCCTTGAGCCGAAGAAGGCCGCCGCGATCGTCGAGGCGTGCCAGGAGATCCGCGCGGGCAAGCTGCACGACCAGTTCGTCGTCGACGTCATCCAGGGCGGGGCCGGCACCTCGACGAACATGAACGCCAACGAGGTGATCGCGAACCGGGCGCTGGAACTCCTGGGCCACGAGAAGGGCCAGTACCGGCACCTGCACCCCAACGAGGACGTCAACCTCGGGCAGTCCACCAACGACGTGTACCCGACGGCCGTCAAGGTCGCGACCGTCTTCGCGGTGCGCGGGCTCCTCCAGGCGATGACCGTGCTGCAGGACGCCTTCGCCCGCAAGGCGGTCGAGTTCCACGACGTGCTGAAGATGGGTCGCACCCAGCTCCAGGACGCGGTACCGATGACGCTCGGTCAGGAGTTCTCGGCGTACGCCGTGATGATCGAGGAGGACCGCAGCCGACTCGCGGAGGCGGTCGAGCTGATCCATGAGATCAACCTCGGCGCCACCGCGATCGGTACGGGCCTCAACGCCCCCGCCGGGTATGCCGAGTCGGCCCGCCGTCATCTCTCCGCGATCACCGGGCTGCCGCTGGTGACAGCCGCGAACCTGGTCGAGGCGACCCAGGACTGCGGGGCTTTCGTCCAGATGTCGGGGGTGCTGAAGCGGGTCGCGGTCAAGCTCTCCAAGAGCTGCAACGACCTGCGGCTGCTGTCCTCCGGGCCGCGCGCCGGGCTCGGGGAGATCAATCTGCCGCCGGTACAGGCGGGTTCGTCGATCATGCCCGGGAAGGTGAACCCGGTGATCCCCGAGGTCGTCAACCAGGTCGCCTTCGAGGTGATCGGCAACGACGTCACCATCACCATGGCCGCCGAGGCCGGACAGCTCCAGCTCAACGCCTTCGAGCCGATCATCCTGCACTCCCTGTCGGAGTCCATCACCCACCTGCGCGCCGCCTGCCTCACCCTCGCCGAGCGCTGCGTGAACGGCATCACCGCCAACACCGAGGCGCTGCGCGCGAGCGTGGAGAACTCCATCGGCCTGGTCACCGCCCTCAACCCCTACATCGGGTACACGGCCGCCACCGACATCGCCAAAGAGGCACTCGTCACCGGCCGCGGTGTCGCCGAACTCGTCCTGGAAAAGGGCCTGTTGCCCGCCGAACGACTCGCCGACCTGCTGCGCCCGGAGGCGGTCGCGGGCAGCGACCAGGTCCTGGTCTGA
- a CDS encoding NAD(P)/FAD-dependent oxidoreductase, with protein MKQIPYWLDTAPALPDRSGKDLPAEADVVVIGGGLTGLSTAYHAARKGARVVLVEKDKVGSGASGRNGSMCTQGLTIGVGEARKRYGQERARELYDSFREAVDVVEELAHTEKIDCDFNRAGRLGVAFKPQHFESMRATQRDLAENFDHETQLLTRSDLKSELGSDYYHGALLDPLSAALHVGKYVHGLAEAAERAGTEIHERNAATGLTRLPGGGFVVETLNGTIRAKQVMAATDAYTDKALPWFRKRLINVGSFIIVTEPLGEARAKELIPNARLVVDSKNIGHYLRLTPDNRLAFGGRARFAPSDPASDVKSGDILKREMTEIFPQLAGVRVDYVWGGMVGFSWDRLPHAGEENGLYYSMGYCGHGVQMATYMGRAVAEMMDGKPEANPLRGLGFPKVPVPFYNGTPWFLPFGGAYYKVKDRLR; from the coding sequence ATGAAGCAGATCCCCTACTGGCTCGACACCGCGCCAGCCCTGCCCGACCGGTCCGGAAAGGACCTGCCCGCCGAGGCGGACGTGGTGGTCATCGGCGGCGGCCTCACCGGCCTGTCCACCGCGTATCACGCCGCCCGCAAGGGTGCCCGGGTCGTCCTCGTCGAGAAGGACAAGGTCGGCTCGGGCGCCTCCGGCCGCAACGGCAGCATGTGCACGCAGGGCCTCACCATCGGTGTCGGCGAGGCCCGCAAGCGCTATGGCCAGGAGCGCGCCCGCGAGCTCTACGACTCCTTCCGCGAGGCCGTCGACGTCGTCGAGGAACTCGCGCACACCGAGAAGATCGACTGCGACTTCAACCGCGCAGGGCGCCTCGGTGTGGCCTTCAAGCCCCAGCACTTCGAGTCGATGCGGGCCACCCAGCGTGATCTGGCCGAGAACTTCGACCACGAGACCCAGCTCCTGACCCGCAGTGACCTGAAGTCCGAGCTGGGCTCGGACTACTACCACGGCGCTCTGCTCGACCCGCTCAGTGCCGCCCTGCACGTGGGTAAGTACGTCCACGGCCTGGCCGAGGCCGCCGAACGCGCCGGCACGGAGATCCACGAGCGGAACGCGGCCACCGGCCTCACCCGCCTCCCCGGCGGCGGGTTCGTGGTCGAGACCCTCAACGGCACGATCCGCGCCAAGCAGGTCATGGCAGCCACGGACGCCTACACGGACAAGGCGCTGCCGTGGTTCCGCAAGCGGCTGATCAACGTCGGCAGCTTCATCATCGTCACCGAGCCGCTCGGTGAGGCACGCGCCAAGGAGCTCATCCCCAACGCCCGGCTGGTGGTCGACTCCAAGAACATCGGCCACTACCTCCGCCTGACCCCCGACAACCGTCTGGCCTTCGGCGGCCGGGCCCGCTTCGCGCCCTCCGACCCGGCCTCCGACGTCAAGAGCGGAGACATCCTCAAGCGGGAGATGACGGAGATCTTCCCGCAGTTGGCGGGTGTGCGGGTCGACTACGTGTGGGGCGGCATGGTCGGCTTCTCCTGGGACCGTCTTCCGCACGCGGGGGAGGAGAACGGCCTGTACTACTCGATGGGTTACTGCGGTCACGGTGTCCAGATGGCCACCTACATGGGCCGGGCGGTCGCCGAGATGATGGACGGCAAGCCGGAGGCCAACCCGCTGCGCGGCCTGGGCTTCCCCAAGGTCCCCGTCCCCTTCTACAACGGCACGCCCTGGTTCCTGCCGTTCGGCGGCGCCTACTACAAGGTGAAGGACCGCCTGCGCTGA
- a CDS encoding haloacid dehalogenase type II: protein MREIVTFDAYGTLIDFQLGPTTLKVLSDRLDLDNLDVDEFLDDFRVMRFQAVLEAYRPYHEILHSSLQMAMRLHGLEYRTSDGDALVEAVPTFGPFPEVPDALRALKTKYEIAIITNSDDNLIARNVENIGVEFDHVITAQQAGAYKPDRQTFEHAFKTMGVEPSQVIHTAQGWEYDHIPTRDLGLKRRVWINRFGRPGSADYQPYDELTDLSGLPKLLGC from the coding sequence ATGCGAGAGATCGTCACCTTCGACGCCTACGGCACCCTGATCGACTTCCAGCTCGGCCCCACGACCCTCAAGGTCCTCTCCGACCGGCTGGACCTGGACAACCTGGACGTCGACGAGTTCCTCGACGACTTCCGCGTCATGCGCTTCCAGGCCGTCCTGGAGGCATACCGCCCCTACCACGAGATCCTGCACTCCAGCCTCCAGATGGCCATGCGCCTGCACGGTCTGGAGTACCGCACCTCCGACGGCGACGCCCTCGTCGAGGCCGTCCCCACCTTCGGCCCCTTCCCGGAGGTCCCGGACGCCCTGCGCGCACTGAAGACCAAGTACGAGATCGCCATCATCACCAACAGCGACGACAACCTGATCGCGCGCAACGTCGAGAACATCGGCGTCGAGTTCGACCACGTCATCACCGCCCAGCAGGCCGGCGCGTACAAGCCGGACCGCCAGACCTTCGAACACGCCTTCAAGACCATGGGCGTCGAGCCCTCGCAGGTCATCCACACCGCGCAGGGCTGGGAGTACGACCACATCCCGACCCGCGACCTCGGCCTGAAGCGCCGCGTGTGGATCAACCGCTTCGGCCGCCCCGGCAGCGCCGACTACCAGCCCTACGACGAGCTGACCGACCTGTCGGGCCTGCCGAAGCTGCTCGGCTGCTGA
- a CDS encoding aldo/keto reductase yields the protein MRYRTLGERGPAVSVVGVGGNNFGSRLDEDGTKAVVHAALDAGVTLFDTADMYGGFGEQGGTRGDGERLLGAALKGNRDDVVLATKFGMEMGPEADQYGRRGARAYIRYAVEASLRRLGTDRIDLYQYHEPDVTPLDETIAALRELVDEGKIGYFGCSALPAEDLSDAFVSTQARYHLLDRSVEEDLIPACLRHGIGLLPYYPLANGLLSGKYRRGEQPPPGSRLSWRQGWLTDAALDRVEALTAYGAERGLTLLQVAVGGLAALPAVGSVICGAMNPGQVTANAAAADWIPDAADLAALDAIVIPGERIV from the coding sequence ATGAGGTACCGCACGCTGGGCGAACGCGGTCCGGCCGTCTCCGTGGTCGGAGTCGGCGGCAACAACTTCGGCTCCCGCCTGGACGAGGACGGCACGAAGGCCGTCGTCCACGCGGCCCTCGACGCCGGGGTCACCCTGTTCGACACCGCCGACATGTACGGCGGGTTCGGCGAACAGGGCGGCACGCGCGGTGACGGCGAACGGCTGCTCGGCGCCGCCCTCAAGGGCAACCGCGACGACGTCGTCCTGGCCACCAAGTTCGGCATGGAGATGGGGCCGGAGGCCGATCAGTACGGTCGGCGAGGTGCCCGCGCCTATATCCGGTACGCCGTCGAAGCCTCGCTCCGCCGTCTCGGCACCGACCGCATCGACTTGTACCAGTACCACGAGCCGGACGTCACCCCGCTCGACGAGACGATCGCCGCCCTGCGCGAACTCGTCGACGAGGGCAAGATCGGGTACTTCGGCTGCTCCGCTCTCCCGGCCGAGGACCTGAGCGATGCCTTCGTGTCCACCCAGGCCCGCTACCACCTGCTCGACCGCAGCGTGGAGGAGGACCTGATCCCGGCCTGTCTGCGTCACGGCATCGGACTGCTGCCGTACTACCCGCTGGCCAACGGCCTGCTCAGCGGCAAGTACCGGCGCGGCGAGCAACCCCCGCCCGGCAGCCGGCTGTCCTGGCGGCAGGGCTGGCTCACCGACGCCGCCCTCGACCGCGTGGAGGCGCTCACCGCGTACGGCGCCGAACGCGGCCTGACCCTCCTCCAGGTCGCCGTGGGCGGACTGGCCGCCCTGCCCGCCGTCGGCTCCGTGATCTGCGGCGCCATGAACCCCGGACAGGTCACCGCCAACGCGGCGGCGGCCGACTGGATCCCCGACGCGGCCGACCTGGCCGCCCTGGACGCGATCGTCATCCCCGGCGAGCGGATCGTCTGA
- a CDS encoding aldehyde dehydrogenase family protein yields MSGGTQLLLVDGKQLPAADGRTFTVLDPSDGTAITTVALAGKADVDQAVAAARAAFTAPEWARMRAADRGRLLYRIAEAIRYQGERLARLESQDTGKPLSQAKADVEAAARYFEFYAGFADKLGGSTIPLGPGLLDYTVREPIGVSGQIIPFNYPLQNTARGSAPALAAGCTVVLKPSPEAPLTPLEIGRIALECGLPPGVLNVVPGDGETGAALAGHPGIDQVTFTGSVPTGIKVAQAAAANVVPSVTELGGKSPFVVFADADFDLALTAILGASFSNAGQMCSAGTRLLLQRGAEEFLDRLVEKIATLRVGPGLSDPDIGPLVAARQRDRVLGYLDLARQEGATVRVGGGAPSDPALADGYYIEPTVLTGLTNQARCAREEIFGPVVTVIDFDDADQALDIANDSPYGLSSYVWTRDIDKAMRLAEGIRAGQVSVNATGVGTGVELPFGGYKHSGWGREKGLEALASYTQTKNVCIGFGSRS; encoded by the coding sequence ATGAGCGGCGGCACCCAGTTGCTCCTCGTCGACGGCAAGCAGCTACCCGCCGCCGACGGCCGCACCTTCACCGTCCTCGACCCGTCCGACGGCACGGCCATCACCACGGTGGCGCTGGCCGGCAAGGCGGACGTGGACCAGGCCGTGGCCGCGGCCAGGGCAGCGTTCACGGCGCCCGAATGGGCCCGGATGCGGGCAGCCGACCGTGGCCGGCTCCTGTACCGGATCGCCGAGGCCATCCGCTACCAGGGCGAACGGCTGGCGCGGCTGGAGAGCCAGGACACCGGCAAGCCGCTCAGCCAGGCGAAGGCCGACGTCGAGGCCGCCGCCCGCTACTTCGAGTTCTACGCGGGCTTCGCCGACAAGCTGGGCGGTTCCACGATCCCGCTGGGCCCGGGGCTGCTCGACTACACCGTGCGCGAGCCGATCGGCGTCTCCGGCCAGATCATCCCGTTCAACTACCCGCTGCAGAACACCGCGAGGGGCTCTGCTCCGGCGCTGGCCGCGGGCTGCACGGTGGTGCTCAAGCCCTCTCCCGAGGCGCCGCTGACGCCGCTGGAGATCGGCAGGATCGCACTGGAGTGCGGGCTTCCGCCGGGTGTCCTCAACGTCGTCCCCGGCGACGGCGAGACGGGAGCTGCCCTCGCCGGGCATCCCGGCATCGACCAGGTCACCTTCACCGGCTCGGTTCCCACCGGCATCAAGGTCGCCCAGGCAGCCGCCGCCAACGTGGTGCCGTCGGTCACCGAGCTGGGCGGCAAGTCGCCGTTCGTCGTCTTCGCCGACGCCGACTTCGACCTGGCGCTGACCGCGATCCTGGGCGCCTCGTTCAGCAACGCGGGACAGATGTGCTCCGCCGGGACGCGCCTGCTGCTCCAGCGCGGCGCGGAGGAGTTCCTGGACCGGCTGGTGGAGAAGATCGCCACCCTGCGCGTCGGCCCCGGCCTGTCCGACCCGGACATCGGCCCGCTGGTCGCCGCCCGCCAGCGCGACCGGGTGCTGGGCTACCTCGACCTGGCCCGGCAGGAGGGCGCGACGGTGCGCGTCGGCGGCGGCGCACCGTCCGACCCGGCTCTGGCCGACGGCTACTACATCGAGCCGACCGTCCTCACCGGCTTGACCAACCAGGCCCGTTGCGCCCGCGAGGAGATCTTCGGCCCCGTCGTCACCGTCATCGACTTCGACGACGCGGACCAGGCCCTGGACATCGCCAACGACAGCCCGTACGGCCTTTCCTCCTACGTCTGGACCCGCGACATCGACAAGGCGATGCGCCTCGCGGAGGGCATCCGGGCCGGCCAGGTCTCCGTCAACGCCACCGGCGTCGGCACCGGCGTCGAGCTGCCCTTCGGCGGCTACAAGCACAGCGGCTGGGGCCGGGAGAAGGGCCTCGAAGCCCTGGCGAGCTACACGCAGACGAAGAACGTCTGTATCGGGTTCGGGAGCCGGTCATGA
- a CDS encoding succinylglutamate desuccinylase/aspartoacylase family protein, translated as MYSIGPLTVSPGERAQGLIPVGTSSYGVELGIPLIVVNGAQDGPVLCVDAGVHGDEYDGQEAIRRVLADLDPATLRGTLVGIPCMNTPAFEAAARTSGLDYLNLNRIFPGDADGSYSLRLAATFVEQVVPAIDALVDLHTGGTFGEIAPLVILQGGYEELATDLALAAGHELVWKGGKWGGTVRHPTLAAGKPAVTIEAGGGTYREANVELHVESIHNIMRQLKMIDGEVKLRDSYTATSGTFARSASGGFFLGHAEPGETCKEGDLIAHIVDHYGNTLEEVIAPQDGIVLWVRRIRTVRPGDEVVIFGEVQGEIRP; from the coding sequence ATGTACTCCATCGGTCCGCTGACCGTTTCCCCCGGCGAACGCGCCCAGGGCCTCATCCCGGTCGGCACCAGCAGCTACGGCGTCGAGCTGGGCATCCCGCTCATCGTCGTCAACGGCGCCCAGGACGGTCCCGTGCTGTGCGTGGACGCGGGTGTGCACGGCGACGAGTACGACGGCCAGGAGGCCATCCGCCGCGTCCTCGCCGACCTCGACCCGGCCACCCTGCGCGGCACCCTCGTCGGCATCCCCTGCATGAACACCCCCGCCTTCGAGGCAGCCGCCCGCACCAGCGGCCTTGACTACCTGAACCTCAACCGGATCTTCCCGGGTGACGCAGACGGCTCGTACTCCCTGCGGCTGGCAGCCACCTTCGTCGAGCAGGTCGTCCCCGCCATCGACGCGCTCGTGGACCTGCACACCGGCGGCACGTTCGGCGAGATCGCCCCGCTGGTCATCCTCCAGGGCGGCTATGAGGAGCTCGCCACGGACCTGGCTCTCGCGGCCGGTCACGAGCTGGTCTGGAAGGGCGGCAAGTGGGGCGGTACGGTCCGCCACCCCACCCTCGCGGCGGGCAAGCCCGCCGTCACCATCGAGGCGGGCGGCGGCACCTACCGCGAGGCCAACGTCGAGCTGCACGTCGAGTCGATCCACAACATCATGCGGCAGCTGAAGATGATCGACGGCGAGGTGAAGCTGCGCGACAGCTACACCGCCACCTCCGGCACCTTCGCCCGTTCCGCGTCCGGCGGCTTCTTCCTCGGACACGCCGAGCCGGGGGAGACCTGCAAGGAGGGCGACCTGATCGCCCACATCGTCGACCACTACGGCAACACGCTGGAAGAGGTGATCGCCCCGCAGGACGGCATCGTGCTCTGGGTGCGCCGGATCCGGACCGTCCGTCCGGGCGACGAGGTCGTCATCTTCGGTGAGGTGCAGGGGGAGATACGGCCATGA